In a genomic window of Halodesulfovibrio aestuarii DSM 17919 = ATCC 29578:
- a CDS encoding 3'-5' exonuclease translates to MMYDPEQYKRKITKEEINALPLRRYDGDICLIRTEGELQYAVNRMKEEDLLGFDTETRPTFRKGKINLPSLVQLACSDVVFLIQLNWVSFSEPLISLLADDSILKTGVAVRDDIKDLQKLSPFRDRGVVDLGEVARHIGLETHGLRNLAANLLDFRISKGAQCSNWANKELTHQQIVYAATDAWVSRLIHIRMEETGLMAGVSLD, encoded by the coding sequence ATGATGTATGATCCAGAACAATATAAGCGCAAAATTACCAAAGAAGAGATAAATGCGTTACCGCTACGGCGATATGATGGCGACATTTGTCTCATTCGCACAGAAGGTGAACTGCAGTATGCAGTAAACCGCATGAAGGAGGAGGACTTGCTCGGTTTTGATACCGAAACAAGGCCGACTTTCAGAAAAGGTAAAATTAATCTTCCTTCTTTGGTTCAATTAGCGTGCTCGGATGTTGTCTTCCTCATCCAGCTGAACTGGGTATCTTTTAGTGAACCTCTTATTTCGTTGCTTGCCGACGACTCTATTCTAAAAACCGGAGTAGCCGTCAGAGACGACATTAAAGATTTACAGAAGCTGTCCCCGTTCAGAGACAGAGGTGTGGTTGACTTGGGAGAGGTCGCCCGTCATATTGGTCTTGAGACTCACGGATTGCGCAACCTTGCTGCAAACCTGCTGGATTTCAGGATTTCAAAAGGAGCTCAATGCTCCAACTGGGCGAACAAGGAGCTGACACATCAACAGATAGTATATGCTGCTACTGATGCTTGGGTTAGCCGTCTTATTCACATTAGAATGGAAGAAACCGGTCTTATGGCTGGTGTTTCCCTTGAT